The following coding sequences lie in one Fusarium poae strain DAOMC 252244 chromosome 1, whole genome shotgun sequence genomic window:
- a CDS encoding hypothetical protein (TransMembrane:3 (i103-125o131-149i264-283o)~BUSCO:4314at5125), with translation MSSTAFQHQDAPQSGVSLATPPKPKAIELNGAPIPTLSNPQDQEPPSTETLLNTTGPADSSATTTANDNMTLDRPLTNSTNNHTAKTKTTVEDETPITKVIHFFATATPGSLAGVAVGFAAFTYITMGRLGLVLIGAFGGVAGFISWEARNPELAKMVRGERGIDVIDRLLEAKNNRVAEKREDSSDDDEPTMKNFDEFRPETREALGGLVDAVIKDYVKWWYNPIVPADHSFPLACRKTLTSYVLSVSNHLGRKRPADTFLDLLTNSSSIIIVFMSELASAFSELPPDSNMTAADAVYNYLAANPDCHLANLVNQRQQASKFKMVAEDLLGFLDRNSYNCDPARVFLREILANSVLEQTLHTCSQADWINGWIVYLLEAGEPDLNQAIDVGMKRAPEPSMAATNVFADLDGNVGNIGIAKPGRSSLENERARRKEPLGHKKKLSKAEEEMDEAMQEMKRMNELIAQEEVRRKRASMASMQEPSAHIAKDEKRLSGASEVASPEGFSSQTPLTPRSPMDSSSPESSPRRSDGTRFTSFDQIVPPGQVADDGDEEAPKKSPLTLHNATLTLHDDTPGEATRIRNKPNWDYWVQVEPSVTAYPGWMIVRRYADFETLHEILRRIATISGATAFTELHKDLPDWKLHTRESLRGELERYLRDACWYQSLAESEGMKRFLEKSKGHTHSESKAGFGWESMGKGMLDALTTAPKGAVEGGKSFVGGVTGVFGNTFSGLSRKSTQSVDLTANSSRLSISTPPAQLSGARSPVRSTRDSMDSQRSSIVSLQPGKMPPMERRPSYQSQGESDADGRTSRSERKESGSASASALPSREHSRAPSLAQLRSPSALSLDFSKLPPPPDQIADDYGLPENHTDMQCSSAKGQPQERKTSQEIPTPPPSVTSGKRASLKPAKQFTALSEPETRVAVELLFAVINEMYTLSSAWNIRRTLLTAAKSFLLRPGNPSLLTVQSLIQKSVIDANTSDSGIAEQLRKVRENMMPTEQELAAWPAEPTADEKEQLRIKARRLLIQSGLPAALMGVMGQAATGEALGRVFDCLQIEEVARGLLFGLILQVVRIVTH, from the coding sequence ATGAGTTCAACAGCATTCCAACACCAAGATGCGCCTCAGTCAGGTGTCTCCCTTGCGACACCGCCCAAACCAAAGGCTATAGAGCTCAATGGCGCTCCGATACCTACACTTTCAAACCCACAAGACCAGGAGCCGCCTTCAACAGAAACGCTGCTGAATACAACTGGTCCTGCTGACAGCTCCGCCACGACAACTGCAAACGACAATATGACACTCGATAGACCCCTTACGAATTCTACAAATAACCACACGGccaagacgaagacgacggtCGAAGATGAAACCCCAATCACAAAAGTCATCCATTTCTTCGCTACGGCGACCCCTGGCTCCCTTGCTGGAGTCGCTGTCGGGTTCGCTGCCTTTACATATATCACCATGGGACGTTTAGGACTCGTACTCATTGGCGCATTCGGCGGAGTAGCCGGGTTCATATCATGGGAAGCTAGGAATCCCGAACTTGCCAAGATGGTACGAGGAGAGCGAGGCATCGACGTTATAGACCGACTATTGGAGGCTAAGAACAACCGAGTTGCTGAGAAGCGAGAGGACAgcagtgatgatgatgagcctACCATGAAAAACTTTGACGAATTCCGACCCGAGACTCGCGAGGCCCTCGGAGGACTCGTTGATGCCGTCATCAAAGATTATGTGAAATGGTGGTACAACCCGATTGTTCCTGCGGACCATTCTTTTCCTTTGGCTTGCCGTAAGACGCTCACATCTTACGTCCTGTCCGTCTCGAATCACCTCGGCCGAAAGCGCCCCGCCGATACCTTTCTCGATCTTCTTACCAACTCATCCTCCATTATAATTGTCTTTATGTCTGAGCTAGCGTCCGCCTTTTCTGAACTCCCTCCAGACAGTAATATGACCGCTGCAGATGCCGTCTATAATTATCTGGCAGCGAACCCCGACTGCCACTTGGCCAATCTCGTAAACCAACGTCAACAGGCCTCGAAATTCAAAATGGTTGCCGAAGACCTTCTCGGGTTTCTGGACCGAAACTCGTATAATTGCGACCCTGCCCGTGTCTTCCTACGGGAAATCCTCGCAAACTCGGTTCTTGAGCAAACACTGCACACTTGCAGTCAAGCCGATTGGATCAACGGATGGATTGTATATCTGCTGGAGGCCGGCGAGCCTGACCTCAACCAGGCAATTGATGTCGGCATGAAACGCGCACCTGAGCCGAGTATGGCAGCAACCAATGTTTTTGCTGACCTGGATGGCAACGTCGGAAATATTGGTATTGCTAAGCCTGGGCGCAGTTCACTAGAAAATGAACGGGCCCGGCGCAAAGAACCCCTTGGTCACAAGAAGAAATTGAGCAAGGCAGAGGAAGAGATGGACGAAGCGATGCAAGAAATGAAGCGCATGAACGAATTGattgctcaagaagaagtccgACGAAAGCGCGCCTCAATGGCTTCCATGCAAGAACCGAGCGCACATATCGCCAAAGACGAGAAGAGATTGTCAGGTGCCTCAGAAGTTGCATCCCCGGAAGGGTTCTCTTCCCAGACTCCCCTCACTCCTCGATCACCAATGGACTCTTCAAGTCCCGAGTCGTCTCCCCGCCGGTCGGATGGCACTCGCTTCACTAGTTTCGACCAAATTGTACCTCCTGGGCAAGTGGCAGATGACGGAGATGAGGAGGCACCTAAGAAATCACCCCTGACTCTCCACAACGCGACCCTCACCCTTCACGATGATACTCCTGGTGAAGCAACCCGCATTCGCAACAAGCCTAACTGGGACTACTGGGTACAGGTCGAGCCTTCTGTGACTGCCTATCCTGGGTGGATGATTGTGAGGCGATATGCTGATTTTGAGACACTACATGAGATTCTTAGGCGGATTGCCACGATCTCCGGCGCAACTGCTTTCACTGAACTTCACAAGGACTTGCCCGACTGGAAGCTTCACACTCGTGAGTCTCTTCGCGGTGAGCTAGAGAGGTATCTTCGGGACGCTTGTTGGTATCAGAGCTTGGCCGAAAGCGAGGGAATGAAGCGATTCTTGGAAAAGTCAAAGGGACACACGCATAGTGAATCTAAAGCAGGCTTTGGTTGGGAGTCAATGGGTAAAGGCATGCTGGACGCGCTTACCACAGCGCCCAAGGGTGCTGTAGAGGGCGGCAAGAGTTTCGTTGGAGGTGTTACAGGAGTCTTTGGCAACACATTTTCTGGCCTCAGCAGGAAGTCTACTCAGTCAGTAGATCTGACGGCCAACTCTAGTCGGCTTTCTATCTCAACCCCTCCTGCTCAGCTTAGCGGCGCGCGATCTCCCGTTCGCTCAACTCGAGATAGCATGGACAGCCAGCGCTCGTCTATTGTATCCCTACAGCCAGGGAAGATGCCTCCTATGGAACGTCGCCCAAGCTACCAGTCGCAGGGCGAGTCAGATGCAGACGGTCGAACAAGTCGCTCTGAACGTAAGGAGTCGGGCTCAGCATCGGCGAGTGCTCTTCCTAGTCGGGAACACAGTCGTGCGCCCAGCCTTGCGCAACTGCGATCTCCTTCCGCATTGAGCCTCGATTTTAGTAAGCTCCCGCCTCCACCCGATCAGATCGCCGACGACTACGGTCTGCCCGAAAACCACACCGACATGCAGTGTAGTAGTGCCAAGGGTCAGCCGCAGGAGCGTAAAACATCTCAAGAGATTCCCACGCCTCCTCCTTCGGTCACAAGCGGCAAGAGGGCGTCTCTAAAGCCTGCTAAGCAATTCACCGCACTTTCGGAGCCTGAAACCCGTGTGGCAGTAGAGCTTCTGTTTGCTGTGATCAACGAGATGTACACGTTGTCTTCGGCGTGGAACATTCGTCGTACTCTGTTGACTGCTGCCAAATCATTTCTCCTCCGTCCAGGTAACCCGTCACTTTTGACAGTGCAGTCACTCATCCAAAAGTCCGTCATCGACGCCAATACGTCCGATTCGGGCATTGCGGAGCAACTGCGCAAGGTCCGCGAGAACATGATGCCGACAGAGCAGGAGCTTGCTGCCTGGCCAGCCGAGCCAACTGCCGATGAGAAGGAACAGCTTCGCATCAAGGCTCGTCGACTCCTCATCCAGAGCGGTCTCCCAGCTGCTTTGATGGGTGTGATGGGCCAAGCCGCGACAGGTGAAGCACTTGGCAGAGTTTTTGATTGTCTTCAAATCGAGGAAGTCGCAAGAGGACTCCTCTTTGGTCTGATTCTTCAAGTTGTCCGAATCGTGACACACTAG
- a CDS encoding hypothetical protein (BUSCO:9731at5125): MAHIAKCLVDIDTTYITNKTSHLFSDLKTSPNPQNEKPFTWRMQQSDSSKKYQLFPKEKRLPVLNSNKGVDAEKATMAPSTSSNEKTDFQTGLNGLKKRLNQHSLARRRKISVPEVGPMTTVQEMPMDSPTIPGRPPFHERSISAPGNSCRDYSFTDTFLFASSDDEGPDPQLSKKVKAGPISRTATPTSPRHLAPLVIPRHGGQSPLLRRQQSLNCFPVGNEPIRQGRSNGSSPQSRSAFTPTSSMPDLTTPRSATTGSITPTPVSAPLIETRTESPQLSDGRYTPPIASNESVRGGHRRGGSESSVMMDRGRPRKRRDPRTTNGQIIQRPESKRGQSTEKKAFEQLPVGVKHADASKELRQPELALLQKQAYEQVSRFEVLRVEDVEALSKELRHLDEKTEYLRRTYTALRSGRKNLHSRICQYLRSPRVAKFSNESMLKQEEALTELDASIDDWVNKLEQAENRRTRVRQKLLEHLAAAACLPIWGSTLTQEPQMTGTSASGINYISTPPRSPSKESPISPHNTSSSPSPHRAMAQVPSTIEEQPIIEEQAMKESDDRAMSPTSLKRSDVESIRIYAGDDVYSLLADVEDEITKMSKQVVHEPTPPTDAKETNRIAVHRQRSHELLNGLSTENHSTKRRDVSEGRAVSPLAPTPMPVTTTNTTTTTTNAGQNVPPAGGLPLLANVVYRP, translated from the exons ATGGCCCATATTGCCAAGTGCCTCGTCGATATCGACACCACCTATATAACCAACAAGACCTCGCATCTATTCAGTGATTTG AAAACATCCCCAAATCCCCAGAACGAGAAGCCATTCACCTGGAGAATGCAACAATCCGATTCTTCGAAGAAGTATCAGCTTTTTCCAAAGGAGAAGAGACTGCCAGttctcaacagcaacaaaggCGTAGACGCCGAGAAAGCTACCATGGCACCTTCAACATCGTCAAACGAAAAGACGGACTTCCAAACAGGACTCAATGGCTTGAAGAAGCGACTCAATCAACATAGTCTGGCTCGACGACGCAAGATCAGTGTGCCTGAAGTTGGGCCCATGACGACCGTTCAGGAAATGCCCATGGACTCTC CAACAATTCCTGGCCGCCCACCTTTCCACGAGCGTTCAATCAGCGCGCCTGGTAACTCCTGCAGAGACTACAGCTTCACAGACACGTTTCTTTTTGCTTCTAGTGACGATGAAGGCCCTGATCCCCAATTGTCCAAGAAGGTGAAGGCTGGGCCAATTTCACGAACCGCAACTCCTACTTCACCAAGGCACCTGGCTCCCCTGGTCATCCCTAGACATGGAGGACAGTCGCCTTTACTTCGCCGCCAACAGTCTCTCAACTGCTTCCCAGTAGGAAACGAGCCTATTCGGCAGGGTCGCAGTAACGGATCTTCACCTCAAAGCCGCAGCGCGTTCACCCCAACTTCCTCTATGCCCGACCTTACCACGCCCAGGTCAGCAACCACAGGTTCCATAACACCCACTCCAGTCTCTGCACCACTCATCGAGACTCGGACCGAATCCCCACAACTTTCTGATGGACGTTATACGCCTCCCATTGCTTCCAACGAATCCGTTCGTGGGGGTCATCGAAGGGGTGGCTCTGAATCATCAGTCATGATGGATAGGGGCCGCCCTCGCAAGAGGCGTGACCCCCGTACTACAAACGGACAGATTATTCAAAGACCTGAGTCGAAGAGGGGTCAGAGCacagagaagaaggcttTTGAGCAGCTTCCTGTCGGTGTAAAACACGCTGACGCTTCGAAGGAGCTTCGACAGCCCGAGCTTGCTTTACTCCAGAAGCAGGCATATGAACAAGTGAGTAGGTTCGAGGTCCTGAGGGTTGAGGATGTCGAGGCGCTCTCCAAAGAGCTTCGCCATCTGGATGAGAAGACCGAATACCTCCGCCGAACTTATACAGCTCTTCGATCAGGCCGCAAGAACCTCCACTCTCGTATCTGCCAGTACCTGCGTTCACCACGCGTTGCCAAGTTCAGCAACGAGTCAATGTTGAAGCAAGAAGAGGCACTCACTGAACTGGATGCTTCGATCGACGACTGGGTGAACAAGCTGGAACAAGCCGAGAACCGACGTACTCGCGTTCGACAGAAGCTGCTCGAACATCTTGCTGCAGCTGCTTGCCTTCCTATCTGGGGATCAACTCTGACGCAGGAGCCTCAGATGACTGGGACATCTGCTTCTGGCATCAATTACATTTCGACACCTCCTCGAAGCCCTTCTAAGGAGTCACCCATCTCGCCTCACAACACAAGCAGCTCGCCTTCCCCCCATCGCGCTATGGCTCAAGTACCTAGCACCATTGAAGAGCAGCCCATCATTGAAGAACAGGCTATGAAGGAGAGTGACGATCGGGCTATGAGCCCTACATCTTTGAAGCGAAGCGATGTGGAGAGCATCCGTATCTATGCTGGCGACGATGTGTACTCTCTTTTGGCTGATgtcgaagacgaaatcacCAAGATGAGCAAGCAAGTGGTGCACGAACCCACGCCTCCCACTGATGCCAAAGAAACGAATCGCATCGCAGTCCACCGTCAGAGGAGTCACGAGCTTCTGAATGGATTGTCTACAGAAAATCATTCCACGAAAAGGCGGGACGTCTCTGAGGGCAGAGCAGTATCTCCCCTTGCACCTACACCCATGCCTGTAACGACGACGAACACGACTACCACTACTACCAACGCCGGGCAGAATGTGCCACCAGCAGGTGGCCTGCCTCTGCTCGCAAACGTTGTCTATCGCCCCTGA
- a CDS encoding hypothetical protein (MEROPS:MER0002281~BUSCO:11898at5125) — MTANRDPSTLSNYSAWRTRHTTANFKIDFDEKALKGSVVLQLESQTDKESNEIILDTRYVDISSISINSKESKWELKSFNAPLGAPLHIAVPDGVAKGELIDLAINLQTTSKCTALQWLTPAQTSNKKHPYMFSQCQAINARSIFPCQDTPDVKSTFTFKLTSSLPVVASGVPVGDHEATPGKEKLYEFEQKVPIPSYLFAVASGDIATAPIGPRSVVATGPNELEGCKWELERDMEKFMEVAEKLVFPYKWGAYNVLVLPPSFPYGGMENPIYTFATPTIISGDRQNVDVIAHELSHSWSGNLVSNASWEHFWLNEGWTMYLERRIQAAIHGDAEFDFSAIIGWTALEDAVELFGKDHEYTKLIIKHEGVDPEDVYSTVAYEKGFHFLYYLEGVVGRENFDKFIPFYFTKWSGKSLDSFEFKQTFLDFFNGLGNEEVAKKITEIDWDEKFYTPGLPPKPKFDTTLANQCYDLANKWKDAKFEPSAKDLEDFTANQKLVFLAEVQQSGDLTADRAQLMGKTYDFLSSQNVEILSAYYLIALQAKDSAIYQDAATLLGRVGRMKFVRPLFRALNKVDRQLALDTFEKNKDFYHPICKGMVEKDLGL, encoded by the exons ATGACGGCCAATCGGGATCCCAGCACTCTCTCAAACTATAGCGCTTGGCGCACCCGCCATACCACCGCCAACTTCAAGATCGACTTTGACGAGAAGGCGCTCAAGGGCTCTGTTGTTTTGCAGCTCGAGTCACAAACTGACAAAGAGAGCAACGAGATCATCCTCGATACTCGTTATGTTGACATTTCTAGCATCAGTATCAACTCCAAAGAGTCCAAGTGGGAGCTAAAGAGCTTCAATGCCCCTCTCGGTGCCCCTCTTCACATTGCTGTGCCTGATGGTGTTGCCAAAGGCGAGTTAATTGACCTTGCCATTAACCTCCAGACAACGAGCAAATGCACTGCTCTCCAATGGCTCACTCCTGCTCAGACTTCCAACAAGAAGCACCCGTACATGTTTTCTCAATGTCAGGCCATCAACGCTCGTTCCATCTTCCCTTGCCAGGACACTCCTGATGTCAAGTCTACTTTCACTTTCAAGCTGACTTCATCTCTCCCTGTAGTTGCCAGCGGTGTTCCTGTTGGAGACCACGAGGCAACTCCCGGTAAGGAGAAGCTCTACGAGTTCGAGCAAAAGGTTCCCATTCCCTCTTACCTTTTTGCTGTGGCCTCTGGTGATATTGCAACTGCTCCCATCGGTCCTCGAAGCGTTGTCGCCACGGGCCCTAACGAGCTGGAAGGATGCAAGTGGGAGCTTGAGCGTGATATGGAGAAGTTCATGGAGGTGGCAGAGAAGCTTGTCTTCCCCTACAAATGGGGAGCTTACAACGTTCTTGTCTTGCCCCCGAGTTTCCCCTACGGAG GTATGGAGAACCCCATCTACACCTTCGCTACACCCACAATCATCAGTGGTGACCGCCAAAATGTGGACGTTATCGCCCACGAGCTGAGTCACAGCTGGAGTGGTAACTTGGTTTCTAACGCCAGCTGGGAGCACTT CTGGTTGAACGAAGGCTGGACTATGTATCTTGAGCGTCGTATTCAAGCTGCCATCCACGGTGATGCCGAGTTTGACTTTTCTGCCATCATCGGATGGACGGCCCTTG AGGACGCCGTGGAGCTCTTTGGCAAGGACCACGAGTACACCAAGCTCATCATCAAGCATGAAGGTGTTGATCCTGAGGACGTCTACAGCACCGTTGCTTACGAGAAGGGTTTCCATTTCCTCTACTATTTGGAGGGCGTTGTGGGCCGGGAGAATTTTGACAAGTTCATCCCTTTTTACTTCACCAAGTGGTCCGGAAAGTCTCTTGACTCGTTTGAATTCAAGCAGACCTTCCTTGACTTCTTCAACGGCCTCGGCAACGAGGAAgttgccaagaagatcaccgAGATCGATTGGGACGAAAAGTTCTACACACCCGGTCTCcctcccaagcccaagttTGACACTACTTTGGCAAATCAGTGCTACGACCTTGCAAACAAGTGGAAGGATGCT AAATTTGAGCCCAGTGCCAAGGATCTTGAGGACTTTACTGCGAACCAAAAGCTTGTTTTCCTGGCTGAAGTTCAGCAGTCCGGTGATCTAACTGCAGACCGAGCTCAGCTCATGGGCAAGACGTACGATTTCCTGTCGTCGCAGAATGTGGAGATCCTCTCGGCGTACTACCTGATTGCTCTCCAGGCAAAGGATTCCGCCATTTACCAGGATGCTGCCACTCTGCTCGGACGCGTTGGTCGTATGAAGTTTGTGCGACCTCTTTTCCGCGCCCTCAACAAAGTGGACAGACAGCTGGCTCTGGACACctttgagaagaacaaggacttCTATCATCCCATTTGCAAGGGTATGGTTGAGAAGGATCTAGGTCTTTAA